The following are encoded in a window of Apis mellifera strain DH4 linkage group LG10, Amel_HAv3.1, whole genome shotgun sequence genomic DNA:
- the LOC726272 gene encoding RANBP2-like and GRIP domain-containing protein 5/6 isoform X1 produces MFRSKKDVDRHVKDIFIKLKSSEEKKLRCYNIAKLYYQVGDNESAKKYVSNYLEIRDKSAGAHKLLGQALEGLGQKEAAFTQYKISLELEPKQDDLLLKVCELLSNMDINIANDKIKHLVERADKKFPHHPIVFELKEKLITLEKPNGNDDDLEKLIISELSVRQTDVNLQVKLLKHYIGNHRLEDAYNKATGIEATHSHRNNIIWYQSLSELLMKCKESKQSDWTFWIFYISVLERYAALCLKEQGNIIKKSITDVTQAVFNFDQSLFEFKSKNFSNHPAFIEHMLLHMWGQLHFHLACLILRKIKAGEDSWSEAGRLCGPLLLTALHVTPIDPTAVWTMHLKDRLKNQTHIWYREGSYRCSQAGHVLQDYARDNTKKLLDKIDKFCTSSWRERIYQRIFIGRLYQDGKKTSFFTNSLISNPPLRLCSYNELKRFDEISEEAWPDSLHHQVWLGLRARPQGSQNKNNGLHPNQTSHVFYELQFSVYNLHQAAPDSLSRLDIDAFLNAAICTSSIIEEQHGGLLNPEKLPTLPADLTNTLCTCAQEQWWSYAYKVYSMDKQKPLDDDLGELRLELQRGLEVVRCLGNHGLHPVLLVHLARIFHHRAETLKEINQENSDIPYLEARSEMYWSAAIPLLERLQNNQVIRVTNSKFFNYQGKDMNNAELIKALEEGKLLLAQRFVRSKQYEKAINALQALKCPEASFQQGQMYEKLADEIISSIAKENLTSEMRSQHIIMLSKARECFYLTLDRLRSPETNPKHPLNSELSTYIADIENKLKRIDPDLSRGDLSRNECDGMSDESYSSAHSAVDQAVTKIALPTLTGLNTSVNVLSTPQKNIHRTPKQSSTPYKLQHQDILDLSRNRSEARPSPERLDAQIRAINQMIHSKDNMIQSIAEQTKTILELNKTVMEIVERLAKEMTELRKEIQKQRTQTVNVNPNLEEDLCILSEDDYNDLNYNANQSGASSISGNMFQSSHRHPYSHLVYPSATFQGYYPTGMSFNDPNAQAIPSLYPPNIYSMPVLYPNTRSKIPENILQQSLFMPPTNQPLQIPLQKLETSKPESTIKDAPVNKIPPVNVAITTSDTLPTTVPIVQPTLSVTIPPHFRQGSSSTPVTTEQSAPHCYQISMPSQATIPTTVNLPPLSNTFTTTPANLSTSETSKQNTTICSTGSSNSSDHEHDPIPDFVPVIPLPAEIKVTTGEEGQETLFCARAKLYRFVDNEWKERGIGNVKLLKNEEGKVRLLMRREQVLKVCANHYLVPDMELTAKSNNEKAWFWVAHDFADGELKLEKFCIRFKTVEEGISFKEHFDKAKASLTFEKVKIENVDKISNKDNIAISKKTEKIKSEQKIIEQTPLFISGQTIQKPIDVTASTDSIISEKLQNNITPTVIGGFSFSSTPIIQKAITTESSKISTKSEISPFAGFTFNKTVTNAENFITTTQKSTTIGTITTSQFTFSFTKTNTPLQSATTTTVSTVPSSIHSTSISSSQPNNTAGTNENISANTSQFSLRRPHAPAPGASVSTSTIAGIQDTEKSALQTEYEEVLFNAKISLQYYNNDNKQWENRAIGQMKILWNSKTNKIRLLMVDENNLKIFYNYNVFAKMSFTYKSNSTVVNWNMHCGSDNKTGMFAATFKTSNQASQFYNIITSNQQKMVKDCIIAENLTKLETIQVVQTHKSENSLSEMFKPPEGSWECNGCYIRNNVSDVKCIACEKSRFSESDESIISSIPSNQISLSQMSKPSTGSWKCKCCNIFNAAESNYCVTCDSPKDPSLPPKPKIDGFQINSNSSGITSTFTFGIPQDTTKKGTNVFSFRLPTSNDVSKSASLVATKSDAKTDASNAKFVFGTPGKSFGFNFVTKSSPTKSGGEENSEEEVVENDDIHFSPTIPLPDKIEVKTGEEEEEVLYSHRAKLFRYNKPANEWKERGIGDIKLLRHNETGKLRLVMRREQILKLCLNHFVLPNFELNSKDERTWIWNAADYSEGEIEPTLFACRFKTSDIANNFKEIIDESKKALPPIEKTNDTKIETFTEVSSIQDIEVVYEMKVTPEEKQAALKLQLPKNFYAYKQKPDCPGCRGCKESKLSLFTDESSEKSKISAENRKSLTTTSTMQFLPKSTTFSTASNEVTTPISSTSTIVSSIFKPSLYGTNTLQFATNSISTTTSTISFGNVDSITSSDKKTGFSFVMPQISSNEIQKSMIDKQNISISENLKICSPITSQTQVTSTTCATSFSFITSTSTIPTSSIFGMAKLDNTGKNIFGGISKKDSSSLLKPSSINVCTNSELVFSNNFNTQPKTITNTTITSVLSNATPIFGSSVLKANSENTNTGSLEVSVKSTNSVFPNTSVPFSYNLFSGVRTNTSSFTISNPVTTNAFETITPTTSDSQKESDVAFLPMTDLSFSTLAAKSSQSAFKIDPNFSFAGAGTAVFGTKSNTITNKCTEKSKEMVEKKDEDEEEDDQVDENDHDYDPHFEPIIPMPDIVEVHTGEEEEEKIFSERAKLYRYDSDTREWKERGVGEMKILHHAKYNRYRLLLRRDQVYKVVCNFLLTPDITFSRLRTSDRAWMWAGMNHAEEQPCLESLSVKFKSPVLATKFKDTIDKIQQTLSESREKNVKDSPVIEEHGDEENEDENCEEVGAVDDIKEEDEEEDDDDDDDEDEDEDDEDDDDDDDDDDDDDDDDQNSITFEKRATLLTRTNKDSQWEPVALGNLIIYYDSNIFGERIILKADKTDEIVSNTIISMNTKMEVNEKECVWTAIDYALTPPTKRTLCAVFSSVHVAREMHKHFQEGVEYAYQADISEPFYEE; encoded by the exons atgtttcgatcgaaaaaagatGTTGATCGACAcgtgaaagatatttttattaaacttaaaagTTCAGAGGAG aaaaaacttcgatgttataatattgcaaAGTTATATTATCAAGTTGGAGACAATGAATCTGCAAAGAAGTATGTctctaattatttagaaataagagATAAATCTGCAGGAGCTCATAAATTATTAGGACAAGCTCTTGAAGGTTTGGGACAAAAGGAAGCAGCCTTtacacaatataaaatatccctTGAATTAGAACCAAAGCAAGATGATCTTCTTTTAAAgg tatGTGAGCTATTGTCAAATATGGATATCAATATagcaaatgataaaataaaacatttagtAGAAAGAgctgataaaaaatttccacatCATCCAATAGTTTTTGagttaaaggaaaaattaataactttagaAAAACCAAATGGTAATGATGATGATTTAGAAAAACTTATCATAT ctgAATTATCAGTAAGACAAACAGATGTGAACTTACAAGTTAAGTTACTCAAGCATTATATAGGAAATCATAGACTTGAAGATGCATATAATAAAGCTACTGGAATAGAAGCAACACATAGTcacagaaataatattatttggtaTCAATCATTAAGTGAATTACTTATGAAATGTAAAGAAAGTAAACAATCAGATTGGacattttggatattttatatttcggtGTTAGAAAGATATGCAGCACTTTGCCTTAAAGAACAGggtaacattattaaaaaaagtataactGATGTTACACAAGCAGTATTtaa TTTTGATCaaagtttatttgaatttaaatcaaaaaatttttctaatcatcCTGCTTTTATTGAACACATGTTATTACATATGTGGGGTCAGTTACATTTTCATTTAGCatgtttaattttacgaaaaattaaagcTGGAGAAGACAGTTGGTCTGAAGCAGGAAGATTATGTGGACCTCTTTTATTGACTGCATTACATGTAACACCTATAGATCCTACTGCTGTATGGACTATGCATTTGAAAGACAGACTAAAGAATCAAACACATATATGGTATAGAGAAGGATCATATAGGTGTAGCCAAGCTGGTCATGTACTTCAAGATTATGCTCGagataatactaaaaaattgctagataaaattgataaattttgtacaaGTTCATGGCGAGAACGAatatatcaaagaatttttattggacGATTATATCAAGATGGTAAAAAAACATCATTTTTCACAAActctttaatttcaaatccACCTTTACGTCTATGttcatataatgaattaaaacgaTTTGATGAAATATCCGAAGAAGCATGGCCAGATTCATTACATCATCAAGTTTGGCTTGGTTTAAGAGCTCGGCCTCAAGgttcacaaaataaaaataatgggcTTCATCCAAATCAAACATCACatgttttttatgaattacaattttctgTTTACAATTTGCATCAAGCAGCTCCTGATAGTTTAAGTCGTCTTGATATTGATGCATTTTTAAATGCTGCTATCTGCACTTCTTCAATAATTGAAGAACAACATGGTGGACTTTTAAATCCTGAAAAATTACCTACATTGCCAGCAGATCTTACTAATACACTTTGTACTTGCGCACAAGAACAGTGGTGGTCATATGCTTATAAAGTATATTCTATGGATAAACAAAAACCACTTGATGATGATCTTGGAGAATTAAGATTAGAACTACAAAGAGGTTTAGAAGTAGTTCGTTGTTTAGGAAATCATGGATTACATCCTGTTCTTTTAGTTCATTTAGCAAGAATATTTCATCATAGGGCAGaaacattaaaagaaataaatcaagaaaatagTGATATACCATATTTAGAAGCACGATCTGAAATGTATTGGTCAGCTGCAATTCCGCTTCTCGAAAgattacaaaataatcaaGTTATTCGTGTAactaattccaaattttttaattatcaaggAAAAGATATGAATAATGCAGAATTAATTAAAGCTTTAGAAGAAGGTAAATTACTTTTAGCTCAACGATTTGTTCGTAGCAAACAATATGAAAAAGCGATAAATGCTCTACAAGCATTGAAGTGTCCAGAAGCATCATTTCAACAAGGTCAAATGTATGAAAAACTTGCAGATGAAATTATAAGTTCTATAGCTAAGGAAAATTTAACATCTGAAATGAGATCACAACATATAATTATGCTTTCAAAAGCAAGGGAATGTTTCTATTTAACATTGGATCGCTTACGTAGTCCAGAAACAAATCCAAAACATCCTTTGAATTCTGAACTTTCTACATATATTGccgatattgaaaataaattgaaaagaattgatCCAGATCTATCACGAGGTGATTTAAGTAGAAATGAGTGCGATGGTATGTCGGATGAAAGTTATTCATCTGCTCATAGTGCTGTTGATCAAGCAGTTACAAAAATAGCATTACCAACATTAACGGGATTAAATACTTCAGTTAATGTTTTGAGTACgccacaaaaaaatattcatcgtaCACCAAAACAATCTAGTACTCCTTATAAACTACAACATCAAGATATATTGGATTTATCACGGAATCGTTCTGAAGCACGTCCAAGTCCCGAAAGACTTGATGCTCAGATTCGTGCCATAAATCAAATGATTCATTCAAAAGATAATATGATACAATCAATAGCAGAGCAAACTAAAactatattagaattaaataaaacggtAATGGAAATAGTGGAAAGACTTGCAAAAGAAATGACAGAATTACGAAAAGAAATTCAGAAACAACGCACTCAAACAGTTAATGTTAATCCCAATTTAGAAGaagatttatgtattttaagtGAAGATGATTATAATGATTTGAATTACAATGCAAATCAATCAGGTGCATCTTCAATATCTGGAAATATGTTTCAATCTTCTCATAGACACCCATATTCTCATTTAGTATATCCTTCAGCTACTTTTCAAGGATATTATCCAACAGGAATGTCATTTAATGATCCAAATGCGCAAGCTATTCCTTCTTTATATCctccaaatatttattcaatgccAGTTTTATATCCTAATACAAGATCAAAAATAcctgaaaatattcttcaacaAAGTTTGTTTATGCCACCAACAAATCAACCATTGCAAATTCCATTGCAAAAACTAGAAACATCTAAACCAGAGTCAACCATAAAAGATGCTcctgtaaataaaattccaccaGTCAATGTTGCCATTACCACTTCTGATACTCTTCCAACTACAGTACCAATTGTACAACCAACACTTAGTGTAACAATTCCTCCACATTTCAGACAAGGAAGTTCTTCTACACCAGTCACTACAGAACAATCTGCTCCACATTGTTATCAAATTTCTATGCCTTCCCAAGCCACTATACCAACAACAGTAAACTTACCACCTTTATCAAATACTTTTACAACTACTCCAGCAAATCTTTCTACATCAGAAACATCAAAACAAAACACTACCATTTGTTCAACTGGATCTTCAAATAGTTCAGATCATGAACATGATCCAATACCAGATTTTGTTCCTGTTATACCATTACCTGCAGAAATTAAAGTTACTACTGGAGAAGAAGGGCAAGAAACACTATTTTGTGCAAGAGCTAAACTTTATCGTTTTGTAGATAATGAATGGAAAGAACGTGGTATAGGTAATGTTAAACTATTAAAgaacgaagaaggaaaagttCGTTTACTTATGCGCAGGGAACAAGTATTAAAAGTATGTGCAAATCATTACCTTGTACCAGATATGGAATTAACTGctaaatcaaataatgaaaaggCGTGGTTTTGGGTTGCACATGACTTTGCAGATGgggaattaaaattagagaaGTTTTGTATTAGATTCAAAACTGTGGAAGAAGGTATTTCCTTCAAGGAACATTTTGATAAAGCTAAAGCAAGTCTTActtttgaaaaagtaaaaattgaaaatgttgataaaatatcaaataaagataatattgcaataagtaaaaaaacagaaaaaataaaatcagaacagaaaattatagaacaaacgccattatttatttctggaCAAACTATTCAAAAACCTATTGATGTGACTGCATCTACAGATTCTATTATatcagaaaaattacaaaataatataactccAACAGTTATTGGtggattttcattttcgtcaacaccaattattcaaaaagcAATTACTACagaatcttcaaaaatttctaccAAATCAGAAATTAGTCCTTTTGCTGGTTTTACATTTAACAAAACTGTTACAAATGCAGAAAACTTTATAACTACAACACAAAAAAGCACGACCATAGGAACAATAACCACATcacaatttacattttcatttacaaaaacaaataCACCTTTACAATCAGCTACAACTACAACAGTATCAACAGTACCAAGTAGTATTCATAGCACATCGATTTCGTCTTCTCAACCCAACAATACTGCTGGtactaatgaaaatatttctgctAATACTTCTCAATTTTCACTTAGAAGACCTCATGCTCCTGCACCAGGTGCAAGTGTTTCAACATCTACTATTGCTGGTATTCAAGATACAGAGAAATCTGCTTTACAAACTGAATATgaagaagttttatttaatgcaaaaattagtcttcaatattataacaatgatAATAAACAATGGGAAAATAGAGCTATTggacaaatgaaaattttatggaattcaaaaacaaataaaattcgtttattaatggtagacgaaaataatttaaaaattttttataattataatgtttttgcTAAAATGTCATTTACTTACAAAAGTAACAGTACGGTAGTCAATTGGAATATGCATTGTGGATCAGATAATAAAACAGGAATGTTTGCAGCAACATTTAAAACTTCTAATCAGGCatctcaattttataatataattaccagTAACCAACAAAAGATGGTAAAAGATTGTATTATCGCTGAAAATTTGACAAAACTAGAAACTATTCAAGTTGTACAAACACACAAATCAGAGAATTCTTTATCTGAAATGTTCAAACCACCAGAAGGTTCATGGGAATGTAATGGTTGCTACATAAGAAATAATGTATCAGATGTAAAATGTATAGCTTGCGAAAAATCACGTTTTTCTGAATCTGATGAATCGATTATTTCAAGCATTCCTTCTAATCAAATATCTCTTTCGCAAATGTCTAAACCATCTACTGGTTCATGGAAATGTAAatgttgtaatatatttaatgcagCTGAAAGTAATTATTGTGTCACATGTGATTCACCAAAAGATCCGTCTCTTCCACCAAAACCAAAAATTGATGGTTTTcagataaattcaaattcttctgGTATTACATCTACGTTTACTTTTGGTATTCCGCAAGATACGACTAAAAAAGGTACAAatgtattttcatttcgtttacCTACTTCTAATGATGTTTCTAAATCTGCATCTTTAGTAGCTACAAAATCTGATGCAAAAACAGATGCATCAAAtgcaaaatttgtttttggTACACCAGGAAAATCGTTTGGATTCAATTTTGTGACTAAGTCATCTCCAACAAAATCTGGTGGCGAAGAAAATAGCGAGGAGGAAGTAGTGGAAAATGatgatattcatttttcaccaACAATTCCATTACCAGATAAAATCGAAGTAAAAAcaggcgaagaagaagaagaagttctTTATAGTCATAGagcaaaattatttagatataataaaccTGCAAATGAATGGAAAGAACGTGGTATaggagatataaaattattacgacaTAACGAAACGGGCAAGCTGAGATTAGTAATGAGACgagaacaaatattaaaattatgtttaaatcaTTTCGTACttccaaattttgaattaaattcaaaagatgAAAGAACATGGATATGGAATGCTGCTGATTATAGTGAAGGAGAAATAGAACCTACTCTTTTTGCATGTCGTTTTAAAACGTCtgatattgcaaataattttaaagaaataattgacgAATCAAAAAAAGCACTTCCACctattgaaaaaacaaatgatacaaaaatagaaacatttaCCGAAGTATCTTCTATACAAGATATTGAAGTTGTATATGAAATGAAAGTAACACCTGAAGAAAAACAAGCTGCGTTAAAATTACAActtccaaaaaatttttatgcatacAAACAAAAACCAGATTGTCCTGGATGTAGAGGTTGtaaagaatcaaaattatcattattcacAGATGAAAGTTCTGAAAAATCAAAGATATCTGCAGAAAATCGAAAGTCTTTAACTACTACATCTACAATGCAATTCCTTCCAAAATCTACTACATTTAGTACTGCATCTAATGAAGTTACAACACCTATTTCAAGTACTAGTACAAttgtttcttctatttttaaaccTAGCTTATATGGTACAAACACATTACAATTTGCaacaaattctatttctacaACTACATCAACTATATCTTTCGGAAATGTTGATTCTATTACATCAAGTGATAAAAAAACaggattttcttttgtaatgCCTCAAATTTCATCTAATGAGATACAGAAATCTATGAtagataaacaaaatatttcaatatctgaaaatttaaaaatttgtagtcCTATTACTTCACAAACACAAGTAACATCGACTACTTGCGctacatctttttcttttataacatCAACATCTACAATACCCACATCATCTATATTTGGAATGGCTAAATTAGACAAtacaggaaaaaatatttttggtggaatatcaaaaaaagattcttcttcATTACTTAAACCTAGTTCCATTAATGTTTGTACAAACTCTGAATtagtattttcaaataatttcaatactcAACCAAAAACTATTACAAATACTACAATTACATCTGTACTTAGTAATGCTACACCTATTTTTGGATCTTCTGTATTAAAGGCTAATTCAGAAAATACAAACACAGGTTCGCTTGAAGTATCTGTCAAATCTACCAATTCAGTATTTCCTAATACATCTGTaccattttcatataatttattttctggtGTACGTACAAATACATcatcttttacaatttcaaatccTGTGACAACTAATGCTTTTGAAACAATAACACCTACAACAAGTGACAGTCAGAAAGAGAGTGATGTTGCTTTTCTTCCAATGAcggatttatctttttcaactCTAGCAGCTAAAAGTTCTCAGTCAGCATTTAAAatag atccaaatttttcctttgCTGGAGCTGGAACAGCTGTATTTGGTACAAAATCAAATACAATTACTAACAAATGTacagaaaaatcaaaagaaatggtagaaaaaaaagatgaagatgaagaagaagatgatcaAGTTGATGAAAATGATCATGATTATGATCCTCATTTCGAGCCTATTATACCTATGCCTGATATCGTTGAAGTACATactggagaagaagaagaagaaaaaa tATTTAGTGAAAGAGCTAAATTATACAGATACGATTCTGACACGCGTGAGTGGAAAGAAAGAGGTGTTGGAGAAATGAAAATCTTACATCATGCAAAATATAATCGTTacagattattattacgtcGAGATCAGGTTTATAAAGtagtatgtaattttttacttactcCAGACATCACCTTTAGTAGACTTCGCACGTCGGATCGTGCTTGGATGTGGGCAGGCATGAATCATGCTGAAGAACAACCATGTTTAGAGAGCTTAtcagttaaatttaaatctccaGTACTGGCAACAAAATTCAAGGATACAATTGACAAAATTCAACAAACACTAAGTGAAAGCC gggaaaaaaatgtaaaagatagTCCAGTAATAGAAGAACATGgagatgaagaaaatgaagatgaAAACTGTGAGGAAGTAGGTGCAGTAgatgatataaaagaagaagatgaagaagaagatgatgatgatgatgatgatgaagatgaagatgaagatgatgaagatgatgatgatgatgatgatgatgatgatgatgatgatgatgatgatcaaAACTCcataacttttgaaaaaagagCAACTTTGCTCACTAGGACAAATAAAGACAGTCAATGGGAACCTGTAGCAttaggaaatttaattatttattatgattctaatatttttggtgaaagaataatattaaaagcagATAAAACAGATGAAATTGTAAGCAATACAATTATTAGTATGAATACTAAGATGgag gttaatgaaaaagaatgtgTTTGGACAGCAATCGATTATGCTTTAACACCACCAACAAAACGTACTTTATGTGCCGTTTTTTCATCAGTTCATGTTGCACGGGAAATGCACAAACATTTTCAAgaa ggAGTAGAATATGCATACCAAGCAGACATCAGTGAACCATTTTATGaagagtaa